Within the Lacerta agilis isolate rLacAgi1 chromosome 15, rLacAgi1.pri, whole genome shotgun sequence genome, the region ATCTGTTGGCTAATATAGATGGCAAGATTttgtaattgcattttaaaagcaaaacctgTAAGAAGATGCAGACCTAGGACTCTGATCTTGCTGAGACTTTTGCCGTGTTCCAGGATTTAGGGAATACTCAGGCACCActatttcattcattttatatcTGTTAAGACAGGGGGCATCTgttttgccctccagatactgttagaCTCCAGCAGCCCATCCAGGCAGGACGACCAATGGGCAGGGTGATGGGAGTTCCAGTCAGCAATGCCTGGAATGCTGCCATAGGTTCTCCATTCTTGGATTAAatctgctggctggagctgatgggcactgtagcccagcaacatctgaagggccccaGGTTGGCTGAGACTATGCTAAGTGGTTTCACTAGAGCTCCAGCTAAGAGATGTGTGATGCTGCCATCTCACTCTGCCTCTGCtgtcctctttccttccctcctccagctgtggaagAGGAGCGCCCAAGCACCTCTCCTCtctccagcccagcatcctccCGTTCTCAGACGCCTGAGAGGCCGAACAAAAAAGCAAGATACCCCAACGCCAGCCTCACGTGAGTTCACCTTCTCCCTGCCCGGCTTGTGGCAGTGTGGGGCCAAGGCCGGGAAGGGCCAGGAGACCGGCCGGGGTGTGTGTTCAAGGACTCCCTTCCCCATGGTTCCCATCCAGAGCAACACCTCCCTTTCCTTTCACATTGCCACAGTTTTCCTATGTTGATGAGCCCTCTGGAAAAGTGCTGTTCCTGAGTGAAAGCATTAGAGGTCTTGTACAAAACCAACTTTGCCTTTGAATAGGCAAGGTCCCTCTCTTGGGTAGAAGGATTCTGTGAAATGGGAAAGCTGACTCCTTAACGTGGGTGTTTTCGGACAGCACAAGGTACATTTTATAGCAAGGGTCCTCCAAGGCGTCCGTTTCCCTACACCCCTTCACCCAGCCAGTCTTGAGAGCAATGAGTCCTCAAGAGTCAGGTCTCACTGGCTTTCTCCTTTTGCTCCAGGGATGACGAGTCTCATCAGTCCATCAACTCCACACCTGTGAGGACAGACAAGGAGGCACCAGCAGAGAAGAGTGAGTGTGAGTTGGCaggtggagggggcagggatgcTTTGCTAATAAAAAGTGGACATACATGGAGCAGGAACCAGAATTGATGTGGCATTGATTCTGTTGTAATGATCTTAAAGTAAAAAACGAACAAATGCAAAACTCTTGGTGGgtggcaggcgggcgggcagaATGTTTATCTCAATACAGGCTAGTTGGGAAGACTTTAGAATGGCTGGAGGCAGGGGTGTGTCTTAATGTGTAGCAGTCCAGATCTCCCTGGAGCTtctgctaccctgtttctcctaaaataagacatggccataaaataagccatagcaggatttctatgcatttgcgaaatataagccgttccccgaaaataaaccataccccgaaaataagccatagtgatgcggcacctcccattaaaacagcctggagaggcgtggctatgcagcgtactgatgcgatgcggttaaaataagacatcccctgaaaataagccatactgtgttttgttgaggggaaaaaaatataaggcggtgtcttattttaggagaaaccgGTATCCCTGGccttcagccatgctggctgtcaggagtgaagggagttgtagttcagcaacatctggagggctggatgCTACACGTCTCAACCACCCCATTTTAGAAGGTTTTTCCTCTCACTTCCCATGTTCATATTATGTCCACCTGGGGTTTATTGGAAGCTTAAAGTGACAGTATTTAGAAACAGGCCACCAGTACTGCAAAATCCCAAGCctcctttggctggggagggtcaTCTGCATGAAACCGCGGGCTTACCAACTCTGGCCTCTTCTTCTTGCAGCAGTAGAGATGCCCCTACAGAGCAGGCACAGCTCACCAGTGTCATCACCTTCATCAGGCAGCACTGGCAAGCGCAAGCGGAAGATCCAGTTGCTTTCCACTCGGAGGGAAGATAATTTCACCATGGTATGCTCCTTCTGTTCCTTTTTCTAGACTTAGTTGGCCTTGAGGACAAGAAATGAGAAGCTTGGAGTGAGAGAGAATGAGTGCCAAGCTCTTGACTCTGACCGCCCTTTGCCTTGACTGAGTCAAAGGTTACAGATCTTGGACACCCACAGAACTTACTTCACCGCTGGCATTGTATCtaccaggagtgaggaacctgtgggtctccagatattgttaTGCTGCCGTTCATCATATCCAGCCAGTGGCTACCttggccactctgggtgacttccaacaaattaaaacacaataaatctCCCATATTTAcaggtaggactgagaatgtCCCCTGACTGAAACTCTGGGGAGCTACTGCTTGCACCAGGATCACCAGTTTGTTGCCTACCAGGGCTGTTGGACTACtgactcccatcaccctcagccaggatggccaatggaaGGAATGAAGGGGATTGTAGTCCAGccgcatctggagggcactgctTTGACTGCCCCTGGTGTAAACAAGGCTGAGCCAGTTGGACTGTCTTGGGTCAGGCTGTTGCCTCTGCTGCCACTTGGAGGgcctttcctccttcctctgggtgcccaccatagctgtcaactttcccttttttgcgggaaattcccttattccagcgccgtttcccattgcaaaaaagggaaagttgacagctatggccgtttcccaatgcaaaaaaaggaaggttgacagctctagTGCCCACTGAAGCAAGCAATGTACCTCTTCTTCTCTCAACAGCCTCTTCCGCCTCAGCTGGGCTATTCTGTCACTTCTGCTGACCTGGATGCAGAAAAGAAGGCTGCTCTGCAGTGGTTCAACAAAGTCCTGGAGGATAAGACTGGTAGGAGCACCCCCTCCCCTCTGGGTATGAACTGCCTCAAGTTTAGGGGGAGGGCCTTGGAATAAGCACTTGCAGagtaaaataaatcagaaaacagGGAATTGTGGATCTCATCAAGAATGCCCCTTTAGTGGCTCTCAGGAACAGCAGGTCTATCAATTGGCATTGTACATTGGGTTGCATCCGTGGTGGTTGTGCTTGGGTGCCCctggtttattttgcatttatatcctgcttaatatattttttaagccCTAAGCATTCTGCTCTTTACATGCTGGTCCTCCCCAACAGATTCCACTTCCAACCTCTCAGTGCCGATGACCTCACCACCCAGCACCCTGTCTTTCGGGACAATACCTAACAAGTCCACCGCTGTGTCGCTGGCTGTCACAGCTGCCAGCACCAACCCCCTCCTGGAGAGCCTGAAGAAGATGCAAGATGGGCAGAGCTCCTCAGGGCAAGCTGGTGAGTGGTTTGGAAGGCTTGGGGGATGACAGTACCTTGACTATCATGTGGTTGAGGGTACAGCCCTTCCCAAGGGCGTCCTGCCTTCCTGCTGCAGAAACCTAGCCATGCTGGTGTGGAAAgggtgtgtgagggagggagggagttcccaGAGGAGTTTTTAACTGGTGGAGGGCACCTGATTACCCTGGGGGCTAACGGATCCAAGTTACTTGGTTTTTTTAAGGCATCATACTATTAAAAGCTGATCAATTGCAGTTTTTCAAGGGGGCACCAAAAATAGCTTGGGTAACACTTCCTTTCAAGGAGCTGGAATTTCCTACCTTGAGAGCTTCTCTAATTCAGAGTGCCTACTTGCAGGAGAACCTCTTCCAGGGTAGCCAGCCTGATGTTGATTTCTACCACCAACCCCAGCAGTcactaggcatgatgggagctgtagtccaaccacGTGGGGAGAGGTCACTGCCTTGGCTGTCCCAGCTCTACCTCTGTGTGCTCTGTAAGGCATTTCCCTTTCTGggactgcagctcctatcagccacagccagcagtgCTGTATGATGTTGGGACTGGAGGTGTTCGCCCACAGCTGGTGGGAGTTTCAGTTGCGGGTGGCTGTTCTTAAGGTGGTCTGTGGAATCCCCACTCCTGTGTGCGATAGACTTGCTTGTAGCTTCATGAAGAGTCTTCCTTGAGGAATGTCCAGTCTTATTAAGATCAGGGAGACCTTAAGTCTCAGGTCAAAACCAGCTGGTTACTCTAAGCCACTTTCCAGGGATTAATGGACAAAGTTAACTACATcagaggaggtggggagagacaggTTGGCACAGTATTCTGGAATTCCTGACAAGTTTCTTGAGGGCacaaactcccctcccccacagttTGCTTCTTCGCTGTGTGCAGATGTTTGTTTCTGTCAAGACAGATGTTAAGTCTCGGCCCTCTTCAACCTCCCTGTATGTAATCACAGCTGGGGTGGCTGAAAGAGAATATACAAGTTGCAGGATTTCTCATTTGATACTGCATCTTAAAGGCAAGCTGAAGACTCTGTGATATCTGATGAAGGAGGAGGCTGGAGGGGGGCATTGAGAGAAAATAGTGGTTGTCTGATGCAAAACAGAGAACTGTTGTTGATGAGCTTTCCCTGTTGAGCAGCATTTCCTCTCTGATATAGTGACAATGCTCTTCCTCCCCTGTTGTTCCAGGTGCTGGCTCCGCTGCAGAGACCCCTTCGCTGTcagccccttctccttccctggaTTTGGGCTCTTCCATGCCCATGAGCTCCCCTGAGGTAGCCAAGGCCCCACTGCTGTCACTCGGTGTCCCAGCGCCCCTGGCTACTACAGCACTGTCTCCTTCCTCCAGCGCTGCCCAGCCTGCCAGCAGCACCTGCAGCCCAATGGCTGCCTCCTCTTCTGACCTGGGCCAGACTCCAGCACGGCCTGCCTCTGCCCCGAAGCCCACCACCCTCTTTGGGATTCTTACTAGCCCTCCTGCAGCCCctgtgtcaacaacaacaactgcctctCCTGCACCTGAAGCAGCACCCATGTTCAAGCCCATCTTTGGCAGCCTGGTGAAGAGCGAGGGGCTGGGTTTCTCCATGAGCAGCACCACCACGACTGGGCCTGCCCCAGCTACTGGGACTCTGCCCTCCTCCTTGGCTGCTCCTGTCACTTCCAGCAGCACTTTCAAGCCCGTATTTGGGGCTGCGCCCCCACCAGCCACCTCAGCTCTTTCTGCAACAGTGGCAGCTGCCTCGCCTTTCACCTTCcagccggcgcccgtgcccaccCTGCccgccagcagctccaccaccaGCCACGCCTGGGTTCCCCATTCCCCTGGAGGCCACTGTGACCACCACTGCAGCAGCTCTGCTCTCCACCACAGCCAACACCACAGCTGTCTCCTCAAGCAAGGCAGTCTTTGGCTTTGGGTCTACCATGCCGGTCTCCACAGCTGCGCCTAGCAGCACCTCTGCCACCGCACCAGCATCATCGCAGCATCCCTCGCTCTTTGGGGCCCCATCCACTAGCAGCACTGCTCCCCTTTTCCAATTTGGCAAGCTGGTTGCCCCCACAGGTCCCACTCTCAGCCCCTTGGTGAGCTCTGCCTTCAACCAGGCACCCTCCTGCAACACAGAGGTGGCTCccagcaacaccaccaccacgACGGCAGGCTTCAGCCTCTTCGGCAACAGCAGTGCCACAACGGCCCCTTCGGCCACAACACAGCCTCCCCTGACGTTTGGGTCCGGCGCCTCTGCATTCACAGGGGGCTTTGGCACAGCTTCCAAGCCGCCGCCTCCGTACCCAACGGACACCAGCCAGCTGGCTTTGGACACAACAGTTGCCGACAGTCAGCAGGCAGCCACCAAGCCGTCTGCAGGGCCTGTGAGCTTTGGGCGCATTTCAACTTCTCCCAGCCAGCGGCCCAACCAGCTTTTGGCAGCACCTCACAGACACCCTTTGGTGGGCCTGCGCCCCTGCCATCCTTTGGCGCAAAAAGCACCACCCAGCCAACGTTTGGAGCCACCACCTCTGTCTTCTCCTTTGGGACGGCCACAACCTCCGCTACGTCGGGCTTTGGGTCCAACACTCAGACCACAAGCAACAGCAGTGCAGGAGGCTCGGTGTTTGGGAGCTCAGCTCCCACTCCCTTCAGCTTTGGGGCAGCCAACCAGCCCCCCGGAGCAGTCAATGCCTTTGGCATgggtgcagctgctgctgctggcactgcAGGTTCCGGAGCGCTCCCGTGAGCTTTAGCTTTGGTAGTGGACAGAGTGGGACAGCgggggcaggggcagcagcaACGCCCTTTGGATCTTCCTTGGCACAAAACCCCTGGGGGCCCAGAGCCAGAGCTCTGGCTTCGCTTTCAGCATCCCTGGCACGCAAGAGAACAAGCCAGCCTTTGGAGGTGAGTCATTCCCCAACCTGGGATGGATACACATACTGGGTCCTGGGCAAGGGAGGTGGAGGGCAGGGTGGGTCTGATGCAGTCGTGTCCCTGGCTCCTGTCTCTCCAGGGTTGGCcgcctttaaaaaacaggttgtAAATAAGACTGCATTTGCCCACTGTCTTTTGCAATGCCAATGTGAGCCATTTTGACATTCAACCCACCATTCTGCACCCTCTTCTCTTTGCAAAGCCTAAGAATTTGTGAGACAGTGTCAGGCACAATCTGTTAAACGTAGGGGTAGGGAGAAGAGAAACACTTTCCCTGCCACATGGAGGTTCTGTGTACGCACACTCCCCTGGATCCAGGTCTTACatccatgctcccccccccctccttatttCCATCCCTTTTCCTCCGCTCCTAGT harbors:
- the LOC117060401 gene encoding LOW QUALITY PROTEIN: nuclear envelope pore membrane protein POM 121-like (The sequence of the model RefSeq protein was modified relative to this genomic sequence to represent the inferred CDS: inserted 4 bases in 4 codons; deleted 2 bases in 2 codons), yielding MLSPRRRYPIQQAQYTSLGTLPSICWDGYRRKKQLSVHNSSLARSPVTVKIARPDSSLCHSPLLEQLASPVAFSVTPNSTLDPCAKETVLSALRESRKRAVEEEEEGEEDQNVPGGQESKRRRHDSSGSGQSAFEPLVANGAPASLVPKPGSLKRCLLLSHCLEEGSSKRSRTSSLSSVNSLPVGGIPSSIRNAIASSYSSTRGLSQLWKRSXPSTSPLSSPASSRSQTPERPNKKARYPNASLTDDESHQSINSTPVRTDKEAPAEKSESVEMPLQSRHSSPVSSPSSGSTGKRKRKIQLLSTRREDNFTMPLPPQLGYSVTSADLDAEKKAALQWFNKVLEDKTDSTSNLSVPMTSPPSTLSFGTIPNKSTAVSLAVTAASTNPLLESLKKMQDGQSSSGQAGAGSAAETPSLSAPSPSLDLGSSMPMSSPEVAKAPLLSLGVPAPLATTALSPSSSAAQPASSTCSPMAASSSDLGQTPARPASAPKPTTLFGILTSPPAAPVSTTTTASPAPEAAPMFKPIFGSLVKSEGLGFSMSSTTTTGPAPATGTLPSSLAAPVTSSSTFKPVFGAAPPPATSALSATVAAASPFTFQPAPVPTLPASSSTTSTPGFPIPLEATVTTTAAALLSTTANTTAVSSSKAVFGFGSTMPVSTAAPSSTSATAPASSQHPSLFGAPSTSSTAPLFQFGKLVAPTGPTLSPLVSSAFNQAPSCNTEVAPSNTTTTTAGFSLFGNSSATTAPSATTQPPLTFGSGASAFTGGFGTASKPPPPYPTDTSQLALDTTVADSQQAATKPSAGPVSFGRXFNFSQPAAQPAFGSTSQTPFGGPAPLPSFGAKSTTQPTFGATTSVFSFGTATTSATSGFGSNTQTTSNSSAGGSVFGSSAPTPFSFGAANQPPGAVNAFGMGAAAAAGTAGSGAXPVSFSFGSGQSGTAGAGAAATPFGSSLAQNPXGAQSQSSGFAFSIPGTQENKPAFGGAPPPAFGQNSPAPGAGTVGGSTLSFGTSITPTFGSAGPAFGPPAPTFSIGAGSKTGSRQRLQARRQHTRKK